Sequence from the Mauremys reevesii isolate NIE-2019 linkage group 5, ASM1616193v1, whole genome shotgun sequence genome:
ATAGTTTGAAATTAACCATGAATGCAAGCTCCTTTCCAAAACAGCAAGGCTGCCTCGTAACAGGTGCTGTTTAGATTTCCGTCACCTACATGGGGATTTTGTTTCTGAAAACGATTTTTTGACTGTCCTTTTTATTTCTATGAAGGAAGAACATGGAGTACTGAGTGCAGGAATATCATTTTGTGAATGTACAGTACTTTGGGCTGCACTGTACAGTACTTTGCATCTGCAAGGTGAGGCGGGGGAAGGGAATGGTAGACCAGTAACCCTAAAACCTCTTATAGTGAAACTACCAAAAGGGCAGCTGCTTTCTGAAACTGAAGCTGAATCAAATTCACACCAAGGTGTTTATATATGAGTAGTCATACCACTGCGCTGCAAAATCTTACATTGAAATGTAACCTTTTGACCTAAACGTTGTCTACTTTTGTCAACAAGCAGTATGTAAAAAAGATCAGGTTCAGGAAAAATTAAATCTGGGCTATTGTCAGAAGAGGAAAAACTACCCATCAAATTCATAATGAATCCACTGACTCAAGTACCAGAAGTATTGTTGGTATAGAAATCCATCCTGGAAAAGTCTGTGACCTAGAAAACCAAATATTTCAGTAGGATATGTACTACAGTTCTCattgtttttttaagtaaataAAACACAAGCTGTTTTTCAGAATAATGATGGTTCAAGTTGAACAAGCTTAAGGAGTAAATATGAACAAGATGTCTATCAAAATAGAATTTTAGCTTATCTGACCAGACCTTTTTGTTACAAACTGTGGGTGTTCTTGTCATAGTCCCTGGGGAAGCATGCTACTGCATCAGATCTGGAATAAAGCATCTACAACACACTGTTTGGTAAAACAAAACTTTGTGGTTGATCTTACCACCAAAACGATGTAGCTAAACTTGTATCTACAGTACATAATCTCTGaagttttttgaaaaaaatgttaaattcaaagttgttgtttttttttgttttttttaattctgtggaTAGAATCTTTGTCCTTAACCTACAGGTTATATTGACAAGCCACCTATACATAGTACTTCAGTTTTCCAGAAAGTAATTAGTCTGGTTGAAAGATGAAGAAAACATAGCTACAATATGTTTGCAAATGTCTTCTAAGTTCAAGGTAAGAAAATTCTGTGCCTAGAATCTTCTGTTAAACACACCAAGGATTTTCTTGTGATACATAAATACATTTATTATTTCAAACCCTTTAAATGTATAACTGGATGCCACACAGTTTTGAACAAGTGCCAGCCAGGCCAACTGACTGAGCATAATTCTCCATGGATTTCCATttattgctgggttttttttttaaaagaagactaCTAGAAACAAGAAGATATGATTCATGCTTGTGAggtcaaattttaaaaacaaaagtttgaCATTTAATGTAGAGGTGAAATGAAGGTTGACTGTTTCAGCTTCTCAGTTTGATTATATAAAATGTTTGTAGGATGTGTAGAATTGTACcgtatgatttatttttttatttatttacagtctTATTTATGTTCTGTTAAATATAGTTCAGTTCTGGCCATTTAAAATGTTTGACGTTAAACTATTGTGGGAAATATTTACAGCTTTCTAAATTCTTGCCAGACTAGCTGCTGTTTGTTTATATGTTGAATAACATTCAGAGgagtataaaaaaataaattctgattGGGTGTGGTCACGACTGTAACGTTCTGATGGCTTTAGTTTGCAAAATTTgctcatttttaaaatgagacaGACTTAAATGTATAAGCTCTTTCTCCCCACTTTCCAAATCATTCATAGTGTTACAAACTTATTTATAGGCAGGTTTTAAcaatttggggagggggaagggtatTTTTACTAATTCAAATTATTCACACTGCTGAAACATTCAATAGACTGAACTAAAAGTGGATATGAACAAACCATAAAGTTCAAATTTATAAATATTACTCTTAAAGAAGTAGAGTTTACGCTGCACAGGGGCTAACAAATGTAGTAATTAGTTCTCGTGTTTCAGTTATCAGTATGTAATTGCAATTGTGTATATCAAAATTAAGTATTACAGGTACAAAACAATATTATTGTTTTAGCCAAATGAACAAAGTTCAGCAGAAATTGTTATAGGATACAaatcaaataattttaaaatctcttttTTACTATTGCTATGTTTATACTGTATTAAGTATCGAATGCTCAGGACTGAACTAAATATTTAATCAGGTTATATTCCGAATGTGTTTCTGTTCTAATTTTGTCTGTAAAAGTATGCAAATACATCACATAGATTAACTTTCGTCTCTGCACTTTCAATGTGTTTCAgtgatttgaaaaaaataaaaaatgttaacaaAGCTGTTTTGTAGACTAGTGTTTAATTTTAGTGAATTCTTTGCTTTCTGGGCTGTCTCTGAGCTCTTTGCAAAAGTAGATGTTCACTTACCATTTTTGTTAACTTCAGAAAGTCACTGCAGTGTTACTGTCAATCACTGGTAGGCCTTAGGATTGTGGCATATCATGCTGAAGAAAGTGCTCTCATCATTTTTCACTTAAACTACATTGTTAATGTCCAAGTAGGTTCACTGCTCCTCAAAGTGGTGTATAATAGCTATGACCACAACCATCCAAAGTGCAAACTTCCACATGCAGGCAACACAGCTCAGTATTGTCCTGGAATATATTCTAGGCCTGAGGTTCTTATGAGCTACCGTTTGTGCCAATGCATGTGGTGCTTTTGTGATAGAGAAAATTGAGGTCTATTTAAATTGATAGTACCAAAAATATATTTACATGTGACATAAGATAGACTTGGAACTCTGGACTCCACTTTACCACATTAACCTCCCTCCTCTGCTCTCTGTCACCCCAGAACATAAGAGAACAGAGAGACTGAGGTAGagcctcagatggtgtaaatggccatagctctgctgaagtcagtggagctatgactaCTTGCACCACCTGAGGATCAACCCCACTAGGTCTTGCATAAACATTTTTAATGGACACCTAGAACTTTCTTGCCCATTGCCTTCTTGTCACAGCAAATCCACCAATGCAAAATATTTAGGCTGCTTAAGTGTTGGAAATATGTAAGTCAAAGAAAAATGCTTGCTCAGGTAAATTAAGTGACTGGGAGTTTTTTCCATTTAATGTAATAGAATCAGGCCTATATTCCATAATAGGAAATCCAAAACTCATACTTTAGATCCATAGTAAGTTCTTTTTATATGACAGATACATTGATCAACACGTGAAAATGTGCGGTAACTTTTTTAACTAAACATCCCTATATTATGATTTTGTATCTTATTTACCAGATCTGCACAGTCATAAACTATTATCATATAGGCAGATACAATCAAAGTAATTAGTCTAATCACTGTAAAGTTTTGATTCTTTTTTCTCTCCACGATGAACATGAAAATGGTTTACCAGACTTGCAGGAAGGATGCAGTTTTCAAACTTGGTGATTAAAGGGAataacaaagtttaaaaaaatctaacaCCTTGTAGGTGAGGTGGTTCATCTGTTTCAGATAAACCTACAAATCCTGAACTGAAAAGTTTGATTCTTCTAGTAGAGTTTTAAAGCCATCACAAAGAATCAATCTATCAAACCAGCCAAATTCCCATCTGGGACAATCTCCAGGATAGCCTCATTCCAAAATGTTTGTGTTATAACATGGGTAACACAAGAAACTGGGAGCAAGGTTCAAATTCCAGATATCCATAAAAGTATTCCTTTATGCAATAAACAGTCATTTCTTTAGTTCACGTTGTGAAGCTCCCATTTTCAAGCAGTCCAAAAACTAGAGATCAGAAGACTCAGTCCAAGCCCATTTGATGTAGACACTAAAATCCTGAACTCTGCAGGCAAAGCTAATAAAGAATCAAAATCCTTACACTGTGTTCCTCTTGATTCATCTTGAACAGTACAGGTTTGCCAGAGTCCCATGGTCAGTTAAATCCAAATTGAGATTTTCTCCAGTCTGACAAATTATTATAAGCACCAGTTAAAACTTATcctaacaaaaataataaaattccaGCTAATTGCATCCTACTTATGTGGGCTAAAtccattttaataataatagaGTCCAAATGCTTTAGGAATATCTCTACCAACTACTACAGATACATTTTCTGTTTAGTGCTTGTTGCACTAAACATAAACTTTGTAATCTGTGAAatactccccccctcccccccttttatATGCTATTTCATAAATGGACTTGGACAGATCTAGTTTTATCTGGTTCTATGTGGATTTGTTTTGAGTATAGAGAAATAACATGATGAATCAGTAATTCAAAGATGTGGCTGCAACTGGGCTCATATTCCACTGGTTTTGCTTTTCAGAAAATATCTTGTCTTTGAACAGAAAAGCATACGCTAAATAATAGTGCCCTTTCTATCACTATTTGGGTAACAATACTCCAACCCTTTTCCTTAAGTAGTTTTTAATAGTTCTGGATGTTTTTAATTAACTCATTATTTAGGATGATGATTCATAAACTGAATCATTCACATTCCATGTATTTGGATAAGCCCATGCAAACTTTATATATTTTAACAAATAAGGTTGTCTGCATATAGTAAAATAAATGCAGTATTTCtcaagttttaaaaagtatatttgtTTAAAATCAAACTATTTACATGTACAAGAACTGCTGCTACATATGAGAAAAGTTTAACAGAAATCTTTCATTGAATGCAGAGCAAGTGTTCATTATTAAAAACTCAATTCCTATACTCTATAAAATAGCAAATGCTTATAAGCAAATTAACTCTTTTTTAACTAGGTATTTTCAACCACCCCtgcctctttaattttttttctttgtatatgAAATATGCAGGTGCCAGAACATCCAGGTTAACTTTTGTGTCTTTTTTTCCCGTATTAGGTTGGGATAACAAATTACTAGCTATTTTTGGACAGTGGCCTGTGATGCTGATGAAGTACATACAGCGTTTTTAAGAAACTAAACgtggtttaaaaaaatctagttcTCTGCAAGTCTTTTTAGGGTTTTGGGAATTTTCAATTTTCCTGGGTAAAGAAACACAGTTCCTACACAGAGATCTCCTCTCTGTAGCAAAAGTCTATACCCAGAATACAAGTATTTTTAGGCTATTTTTAGAGATGAAAATACTCTAGATCATGAAAATGTTACTGGATCAGATAGGTGGATGGCTATGTCATAAGGAGTCAAAAGCCTTTGAATTCCACTTAACTGGTTTCATATGAAAAGGAAACTTACATTTTTGGCTCTTAACCAACATATAAGAAAGCAACCTTATATATTTTGGGGGTCTACAGTTCAGCTTTAATAGCAAAACAAAGTAGTGTTTCTTCTCTGCGGTCATGATTGCTTTAATGTTCTGTGAAACAAAAGGTTTAACAGTTTTTCCCCCCCGGGGCGATGACACTACTTTGAAATAACAATTACAGGAAGAAAGAATTAGACACACAACTTCAGAGAATCAGCTAAGTAACAAAGAGTCCTTTGAATCACTATTGGAACAAGCTTCTGCCTTGCGCTCAAGTTTGAAAAGAAAGAGATGACTTTCTGTACTACTTAAACTCCTAGATTTTCAGGACTATTTTCAGTTTCCAAGTGTTGACAGTGATCTTGCATTTCTGCTACTGTGTAATGGGCTGAGGATGGATGGACTTCAGTTGAACAGACAGTGCAACTAAGTAGTGACCCTCCTAGTATAAGACAAAATCCAGCAAACCAGCCAACAAATAGTGCTTCCCCAAAATCCCACCTGGGAACAATATCTGGGATATTCTCATCCCAAAATTCCTGGACTGTAGTGTGAGCAACCCAAGAAACTGGGACTATGGCTGTAATTCCTGATATCCAGAAGAGTGTTCCTCCAAGCAGTAATAGCCGTTTCTTTAGTTCCTGTTGTCTTTCACCGATCTTTAAACAGTCCAACCCAAAACCTGAAAGCACGAGGCCCAAAAGTCCTAATCCATTTGAAACAAACATCAAAATCCTAGAAATCCTAAGCTCTGGAGGCAAAGccaagaaagaatcaaaatcctTGCATTGCATTCCCCCTTCCTCTTGGACAACACAAGCTTGCCAGAGTCCCATGGTCCAGATCTCCAATTCATTTAATTCTAAATTGAGATTTTTCCACTGAGGTAAATAGGTAGTGAGACAGGATAGAACCCATCCCAACAGAGAGAATAAAATGCCACTTAATTGCATCACAGTTCTGTAGACTAAAGCCATTAGAAGAGCACAGTCCAAAAAGCTTTAGGAGGAATGTCTCTATAAGAGCTGATATCTTTTCTGGTGGTCGGAGCTATGATGATCTTAGTTCTTTGTGCCCTGAATATAAGCTTAGATATTAACCCTTTGAAAACTCTGAAGCACTTTTTTGTTCTTCATGAATATAATGTTTCATGTAAAGGACGAAGGACTCTGCTAAACCATGAGTTAGGCTTTCTGATAAAGATTTGATCTGTTACCTTCCAATTTGCTTGGTAAAATTatatcccaatgcctgatgattACAAGTCTGAGGATGAACAAAGAAGGCTCTATGACCCCTCACCCTAAAATACAACAGAAATCTTTGTGCTTCAATACGGATTAATTAGATTTTAAGTGGTGATAAAAAGCCAGCTCTGTCTGCAACAGGACTTCATTGTAATAGCAAAATTTGAGATTTCAGGGATGTAAATCAAGGCCCTGTAAAGAAAGGTAGGACTGTTTTCCTATAATCTTTATTCTTAGACTTCCTCAACATACACAATGGCTTATCCTCCGCTCTCCTGTTCTATGTCACAACCACTGGAAGACTCTGTAAAAGGTCCTTTTATGTTTCATTTTTTCTATGTTTGTTTCTCCTAAAAtgggctttttttttaatgactctCCCATTTAAGGGGCAAAGGTGAAGTGAGTAAATAATCAAAATACCATAAAGAAAGCAATCCATTAAAATTCTAGACTCCCACCCATCATAATGAATTCAGAGCAGATCTTCAGTTGTAAATTGAAGCCAATGCAGCTGTGACAATTCTAAATCAATTGAAGTTGTACCTTGTACTCTCTGGGCCTagtcctacaaggtgctgagtaTTTGCTCAACTCCAATGAAAGTCAGTGGGTGCTGAGGTAGTTTCCTATTCCTGGTGGTAGGAAATGCTCATCACCTTCCCATATTAGGCCCTAAataaactgtcagtcagaaaTCATGGAACTGATATATAGCATCATGCTTTTGGCCTGGTATGTGTTTCTCTGAAATCTATTTTTTTCTCATCCTGATTGAGGGCTGTTCTGCATAACTTTCCTCCTGGCTCTTTGAGGTGCCACAGTACAGCTGCTCATGGACACACCACTGcaatgtactatatcaacaaacagggagGAACTTGCTGCTGTGTCAGGAAGTGATTCCCCTGGAGGAAAAGTGCATCAATCAGTGTCACACCTATGGGCTCCTGCGCTTTTGTAGCCTACAGAACACCTTAGGGTACCATCTCAGTCATTAATATCAGACAACCACAAAGGACCACCCACGGACTCTATTCTGCAAGACATCTTTCACAGGTTGGGGGTGCCTGAGTTTAGATCTGTTTGTGTCCAACCACCATAGGTTCTGTTCCAGAGCAGGATCCAGTTCCAGCTTCCAGTCGGATGTGTTTCTGATCCCATGGGTATCTGGACTCATGTATGCTTACCCTCTAATTCTCTCAAGATCAAACAGGTTGCAGCTCAAATGATAGCATGGCCCATACAGTTTGTTTGCTGATCTCATAAACCTATTAACATGGCCCCCACTTACGCTCTCAACACTCCCAGATGTCATCTtgcaattgaaggggacaaatccAGACCCCCTGACCTCGCAACCTGGATGCTGGCCAGCTAATATCCACTGATAGATCCTGATCTTTAGTAGTTCAATATATCCTAGCTTGCAAAAGAAAGGATTCCACCACTCTTACCTGTGCTGCTAAATGGAAGAGGCTCTCTATCTGGGCATTGGGGAATCATCTGTCTCTCTTGGAAGCACTGATGGCTGCCATCCCAGGACTACCTGCTCACTTTAAAGTATTTAGCCTTCTCCATCAGCTCTCTTAGAGTGCATCTGGCACCTGTCTCTGATCACTATCCCCCATTGGGAAGGCCAGACTGTTGTCTCATCCAACAGTGGCTAGATTTCTCCAGGGTCTCATTCATGTTTTCCCACGAAGCAGAGACCCTGCACTTCTGGGACCTCAGTATTGTTTTAATAAATTTGATGGAGCCTCCTTTTGACCCTTTGGTGGTCTGCTCTTTGTACCACTTATTTATGAAGACTGCCTTCTTAGTGGCCATAACCTTAGCCAGAAGGATAAGAGAGATTTAAACCCTTATGGTGGGGCTACTTTATATAGTATTCCAAAAGGACCAAGTGATTTGATGCCCTTATCTAAGGTTACTAATTTCTGATTGTTATCCTAATCAGATTATCCATTTAGCTGTATGTTTCCCCAAGCCTCACTCCACTTTGGAGGAGCTAAACTTCACACCTTGGATATTATCAAGTTTCTTTCTTACTATCTGGACTGAACAAAGTCATTCAGGAATTCTCCAAAACTGTTCCCTAATGCATACTGACAGAATGAAGGGCCAACTAATCTCCACTCAGACTGTCACAATAGGTCCCAGATTATATTAAGACATGTTACAGGGTGACCCATTTTGACCCACCTGTACAGATTAGGGTCCATTCCACCAGAGCTGAGGCTCAGGCAACCTCTGCCACCTCTCAAATACCCAGTGATAATTACACTGTCACTTCAAGTATTAACTCTTTCATTTCTCATCAAAGCACATAAGAAAGGAGAGCTATATTACGAAAATCTGCACAATCTACTGCAAGTGGCAACTCATTTTGGCACCTCTAGATGGACTTGAGAAAGCTGCCACTTTTCTCCACCCCTTCCAATCAAGAAGCAGCCTATCAGAGCCTAGAGGGGCAAGAGGGCCCCCACAAACAAGTGAAGAAGCCCAGTGACATGTACAAGCATAGGCAGTGGCTGGCTAGGGCTAGAGGGGGGCTCAGGTCCTGCCACCTGCATGTGCAGTCCCACTCTGCAGATAcagccctgcctccagcagcACCAGCATCAGCTCCGTGCTGCACCACCTGGCTGCCCAGCAGCAGGATGAGCGGGGAGAGTCCTCCGAGCCCAGCGTCAAGGTAAGTCTGCAGAGCCCCGGCATCGTGCTGGGGGCAGAGTCTGTCCTGAGTGCACCCAGCAAGCCAGTTCTGTCGGTGGTGCCCGTCAGTGGGGCTGATGCCAGAGAGGGAGATGAGCGAGATGGAGGACAGAAGAGGGGGAAGGGGCTCAAGAGGAGGGGAACCAATTGTGGCCACCAGGACACAGCTCCCTGTGCTcccaccctgcccttccaccacccccatccaacctctcTGCCGTAGCCACGCAACCTGCCATTCCCACAGCTCTCACCTACATACCCACCACAGCCCCCGCTTAAACCCATCTAGCCCCCTGCTACTTCATCCCCAGATAAACACAACCaagcttctcctcctccccaaataaaCCCCAATGCCACCAAActtcctctgccacagcccttcACCCATCCCACCTCTCCACCACACCAACTCctgtcacacacatacacataacaAATAAACCTCTCATATCACACAACCTCCCAAATAAATGCCCCATAAATCACCCTGCCAAAACCCTTCCCCAAGtcctcccctgccctctgctcaCCATTCCTCCAAGCTCCATTCCCCATTACACCCATCTTTTAAAACCTCCCCTCAACTCCTGGCAGCACCAACCCCCCATTTCTTCAATTGCTCCAGTCCCCTATGGCTCACCCAGAAGCCCCCCATAGGGCCCCCCTTGGCATCAGCATCCCATCTTCACTTTTGAGTGTTATGTGGGGTTGATCTTTTCCCttacctctccctgccccctccttgtCAGCTTGGGGTGGTCAGATGCCTAGTGGGTGCCACCCCCCAATCTGGTGGAGCTCACCACAGCAAATCTTCAAATGATAAGAGCTACCAGCCAGAGTGGGAAGCCAAGCCCAGCCCAGCAGGTCAGGAGCCTCTGCTTTGGGGTGAGTGCACGGTGGACTCGCTCTCCAACTTCCTCTTCTCCACACCAGGCCATAACATACACAGTGATCTCCTCTCCCCTttctatctccccccccccccccccgggcgacCTCACAGAGAATATTTTCACCAGCCGCCTGTGCATCCAAGCCTTGCCAACAAGGCAGCCAAGCAGTCCAGTTGAACCCATGGGTGTATCTGGACCCCAGTAAGGGGGAGATGAGCTCAAGGAGCCCACAGAGCATGTGTGATCATATTTTCAGCAACAGCACAATCTATTGTGAGTCCTGTCTCCTGTGGTGGGAGCTTATTCTGTGGGCAGAACTTGGAAAAGTGCCATCActgcccaccccatccccaccccaggagcCCCACTGACACTGTCATGTCTTTGGGATTAGGACTGTCTGTCTCCTTATACCAGTTCATttttaagtaaaataaataaCTGAGACCACACTTCTGTAATGAGTGGTGTCCGGACATAAACACATCAGAGTTCTTGGGGGTTTCTCAGAGAACTCAAGTTGTGAGAGAGATTTTTGGCAAGACAATTTTTGAATGTAAGGAAGGACTGTTCAATGCAAAGCTCAGGGGGACTTTCCCACTATGATTTTGTTACTGTTCCACTATGACACAGTTACTGAATTCTTCCCTGCAACAGCGGGACAgtaggaattgccatattgggtcagatctgTGGTCTCTTGAGTCCAGTGTCCCGTCTCTGACAGTGCCCAGCACCAGATGCCTTAGAGAGAGCATCCACTGTGCCTGAGACTAAGCAGCTGGTATCTGTGTACAgattggccaaattctgctctttctATAGGAGGTGCTACTACTGCCATTTTATTCTTGCATGGCCCAGTGAGTGTTTTGCACTTTCACCTCCCATTGGCATCAATGCTTGGAAAGGACACAACACCTGATGCAGGACTGGAACCTatggttttaaaaataacatcAAAGAATATGTTGAGAGCGTATCATTCATTTTAAAT
This genomic interval carries:
- the LOC120407036 gene encoding claudin-22-like, with the translated sequence MALVYRTVMQLSGILFSLLGWVLSCLTTYLPQWKNLNLELNELEIWTMGLWQACVVQEEGGMQCKDFDSFLALPPELRISRILMFVSNGLGLLGLVLSGFGLDCLKIGERQQELKKRLLLLGGTLFWISGITAIVPVSWVAHTTVQEFWDENIPDIVPRWDFGEALFVGWFAGFCLILGGSLLSCTVCSTEVHPSSAHYTVAEMQDHCQHLETENSPENLGV